In Cellulomonas sp. Y8, the genomic stretch CCGCGCCCTTGAGCAGCAGCAGACCCTTCTCGGCGTCGACCGCGTGGACGGTCAGGTTCTGGGTGGTCTGGCGGGCGTGGCCCATGCGACCGGCCATCCGCAGGCCCTTGAACACGCGCGACGGCGTCGAGGCGCCACCGATCGAGCCCGGCTTGCGGTGGTTGCGGTGCGCACCGTGCGAGGCGCCCACGCCGGAGAACCCGTGGCGCTTCATGACACCGGCGGTGCCCTTGCCCTTGGTGGTGCCGATGACGTCGACCAGCGCGCCGGCCGCGAAGGCCTCCGCGGTGATCTCCTGGCCGAGCGTGTACTCGGCGGCGTCCGGCGTCCGGATCTCGGCCACGTGCCGACGGGGGGTGACCCCCGCCTTCTCGAAGTGGCCCTTCAGCGGCTTCGTGACCTTGCGCGGGTCCACCTGGCCGTAGGCCAGCTGAACCGCGGCGTAGCCGTCGGCCTCAGCGGAGCGCACCTGGGTCACGACGTTGGTGCCGACCGAGACGACCGTGACGGGGACGAGACGACCGTTGTCGTCCCACACCTGCGTCATGCCGAGCTTCGTGCCGAGCACCGCCGTGACGGGGCGCGCGTTCTGCTGGGTAACCATGAAATCAGTTCCTTCCCAGCGTCAGAGCTTGATCTCGATGTTCACGTCCGCGGGCAGGTCGAGACGCATGAGCGAGTCGACCGCCTTCGGCGTGGGATCGATGATGTCGATGAGCCGCTTGTGCGTGCGCATCTCGAAGTGCTCGCGGCTGTCCTTGTACTTGTGGGGCGACCGGATGACGACGAAGACGTTCTTCTCCGTCGGGAGCGGCACCGGGCCCACGACCGTCGCACCAGCGCGGCTCACCGTGTCGACGATCTTGCGCGCCGAGCTGTCGATGACCTCGTGGTCGTAGGACTTGAGCCGGATGCGGATCTTCTGTCCCGCCATGGCGTCGTCTGCTTCTCTCTCTCGAACTACTGGAGTCCGACCCCCGCGCTCGGGCGTGTCGCTTTTCGCGACGTTCCTCAGCGCCGGTCCCGTCCGGGTGCGCAGGGCGCGCGCCGGCCGGGACGAGGTCGTTCGTTTGGTG encodes the following:
- the rplC gene encoding 50S ribosomal protein L3; this translates as MVTQQNARPVTAVLGTKLGMTQVWDDNGRLVPVTVVSVGTNVVTQVRSAEADGYAAVQLAYGQVDPRKVTKPLKGHFEKAGVTPRRHVAEIRTPDAAEYTLGQEITAEAFAAGALVDVIGTTKGKGTAGVMKRHGFSGVGASHGAHRNHRKPGSIGGASTPSRVFKGLRMAGRMGHARQTTQNLTVHAVDAEKGLLLLKGAVPGPKRGVVVVRTAVKGA
- the rpsJ gene encoding 30S ribosomal protein S10, with amino-acid sequence MAGQKIRIRLKSYDHEVIDSSARKIVDTVSRAGATVVGPVPLPTEKNVFVVIRSPHKYKDSREHFEMRTHKRLIDIIDPTPKAVDSLMRLDLPADVNIEIKL